The genomic region ATAGGCCTTGCCTGCGAGCATGGCCAATACCAACGGAACAAAGTGGCGCAGCTTGCCCATGGATTTATCCCGCAGTCTTGGGTTTGGGCACGCGGCCCATCAGATAGAACTCTGGATTCGGCATCATCCCGGCAAAACTCGCCATGCGGTTGGACAAGCCGAAGAAAGCCGTGATCGCGGCGATATCCCAGATGTCTTCATCATCGAAGCCATGGGCGTGCAAAGCGTCGAAATCGCTGTCCTCGATCTCGTGGGACCTCTCGCACACCTTCAGGGCAAAGTCCAACATGGCGCGTTGGCGGGGCGTGATATCGGCCTTGCGGTAGTTGACCGCTACCTGGTCCGCTACCAGCGGTTTCTTTTCATAGATACGCAAAATGGCCCCGTGCGCCACCACACAGTAAAGGCACTGGTTGGCGGCGCTGGTGGCGGTCACGATCATTTCCCTGTCCCCCTTGGTCAGGTTGCCTTCTTCTTTGAGCATCAGCGCATCGTGATAGGCAAAAAACGCACGCCATTCCGCAGGGCGGCGTGCAAACGCCAAAAATACGTTGGGAATGAAGCCCGCTTTTTCCTGCACTTCCAGAATGCGGGTGCGAATGTCTTCAGGCAGCGTGTCGAGGTCCGGGAAAGGGTAGCGTGGTGTCACGGGGGTTGTCTCCTTGGTTTTTTGGGGCGTTTTCTGTCTCATCATAGGTGCAGGCGGGCATCGCGGTTTACGCGGTTGCATGGACGTGCATCGATGCGATCATGAATTGCTGGCCCGCATTTTTACCAACCGTGATGGAGACCTGACATGCCTGATACGCCTGATATACCCGGCAAGGATTTTGAAAAGGGGCTTGCAACCCGCAAGCAAGTGATGGGAGAGGACTTTGTGGCGCGCGCATTTGGCGGCGCTTCTGAATTCACGCTGCCCATGCAGGAGTACATCACCCGCAATGCGTGGGGAGATGTGTGGCAGCGGCCAGGGCTGGATCTGAAAAACCGCAGTCTGATCACCGTGGCCATGCTCACCGCTTTGGGCAAGCAGCATGAACTCAAGGGCCATGTGCGCGGTGCACTCAACAATGGAGCAACCCCGCAGGAGATTCAGGAAGTGTTGCTGCACGCGAGTATCTACTGCGGTGTGCCCACGGCGGTAGAGGCTTTTCGCTCTGCGGCAGAGGTGATTGACGCGCCCCCACCGTCTGCCTAGGGATCCTGTGTGCGAATCGAGCTGGTCAAGTGTGTGCTGCGGACCGACCGAGTCCGCAGATGCGCTCGGCGCAGTGGTTGACTGGTTGGCCCCGATTCAACGTATGACCCTCTTCAAAGCGTCGGCGCTTCACCGCGAATGCTGAAATGGTATTGCAGCCACCTACACTGGCCGCATCGCAACGACCCGAGGGACAGGCATGCATTCAGACATCGTGATCGTGGGTGGCGGAGCCGGAGGGCTCGAACTGGCCGCCAAACTGGGGCGCAAGCTGGGTGCCCG from Acidovorax sp. DW039 harbors:
- a CDS encoding peroxidase-related enzyme — translated: MRQKTPQKTKETTPVTPRYPFPDLDTLPEDIRTRILEVQEKAGFIPNVFLAFARRPAEWRAFFAYHDALMLKEEGNLTKGDREMIVTATSAANQCLYCVVAHGAILRIYEKKPLVADQVAVNYRKADITPRQRAMLDFALKVCERSHEIEDSDFDALHAHGFDDEDIWDIAAITAFFGLSNRMASFAGMMPNPEFYLMGRVPKPKTAG
- a CDS encoding carboxymuconolactone decarboxylase family protein translates to MPDTPDIPGKDFEKGLATRKQVMGEDFVARAFGGASEFTLPMQEYITRNAWGDVWQRPGLDLKNRSLITVAMLTALGKQHELKGHVRGALNNGATPQEIQEVLLHASIYCGVPTAVEAFRSAAEVIDAPPPSA